The Macaca fascicularis isolate 582-1 chromosome 11, T2T-MFA8v1.1 genome includes a region encoding these proteins:
- the PRPF40B gene encoding pre-mRNA-processing factor 40 homolog B isoform X6, with product MSVPDSGPRPPAAPAPFPPGPPMMPPPFMPPPGIPPPFPPMGLPPMSQRPPAIPPMPPGILPPMLPPMGAPPPLTQIPGMVPPMMPGMLMPAVPVTAATAPGADTASSAVAGTGPPRALWSEHVAPDGRIYYYNADDKQSVWEKPSVLKSKAELLLSQCPWKEYKSDTGKPYYYNNQSKESRWTRPKDLDDLEVLVKQEAAGKQQQQLPQTLQPQPPQPQPDPPPAPPGPTPVPTGLLEPEPGGSEDCDVSEATQPLEQGFLQQLEEGPSSSGQHQPQQEEEESKPEPERSGLSWSNREKAKQAFKELLRDKAVPSNASWEQAMKMVVTDPRYSALPKLSEKKQAFNAYKAQREKEEKEEARLRAKEAKQTLQHFLEQHERMTSTTRYRRAEQTFGDLEVWAVVPERDRKEVYDDVLFFLAKKEKEQAKQLRRRNIQALKSILDGMSSVNFQTTWSQAQQYLMDNPSFAQDHQLQNMDKEDALICFEEHIRALEREEEEERERARLRERRQQRKNREAFQTFLDELHETGQLHSMSTWMELYPAVSTDVRFANMLGQPGSTPLDLFKFYVEELKARFHDEKKIIKDILKDRGFCVEVNTAFEDFAHVISFDKRAAALDAGNIKLTFNSLLEKAEAREREREKEEARRMRRREAAFRSMLRQAVPALELGTAWEEVRERFVCDSAFEQITLESERIRLFREFLQVLETECQHLHTKGRKHGRKGKKHHRKRSHSPSGSESEEEELPPPSLRPPKRRRRNPSESGSEPSSSLDSVESGGAALGGRGSPSSHLLGADHGLRKAKKPKKKTKKRRHKSNSPESETDPEEKAGKESDEKEQEQDKDRELRQAELPNRSPGFGIKKEKTGWDTSESELSEGELERRRRTLLQQLDDHQ from the exons ATG TCGGTTCCCGATTCTGGTCCCCGGCCCCCAGCAGCGCCTGCCCCCTTCCCACCGGGGCCCCCCATGATGCCACCACCCTTC ATGCCCCCTCCAGGGATCCCCCCACCCTTTCCTCCGATGGGGCTACCCCCCATGAGTCAGAGACCACCAGCTATCCCCCCCATGCCACCTGGCATCCTGCCCCCAATGCTTCCACCAATGGGGGCGCCACCACCACTCACACAG ATACCAGGAATGGTACCTCCGATGATGCCAGGAATGCTGATGCCAGCGGTGCCTGTCACCGCAGCG ACGGCTCCGGGTGCAGACACCGCCAGCT ctgctGTGGCTGGGACAGGCCCTCCG AGGGCCCTATGGAGTGAGCATGTGGCCCCAGATGGGCGCATCTACTACTACAATGCTGACGACAAGCAGTCCGTGTGGGAGAAGCCCAGCGTGCTCAAGTCCAAGGCAGAG CTGCTCCTGTCGCAATGTCCCTGGAAAGAGTACAAGTCAGACACAGGCAAACCTTACTACTATAACAACCAGAGTAAAGAGTCTCGCTGGACCCGGCCCAAGGATCTGGATGACCTAGAGG TTCTAGTCAAACAAGAGGCTGCAGG gaaacagcagcagcagctgccacAGACACTTCAGCCACAGCCGCCTCAGCCACAGCCTGACCCCCCACCTGCACCTCCTGGCCCCACCCCAGTGCCCACAGGCCTCCTGGAACCTGAGCCAGGTGGGAGTGAAGATTGTGATGTGTCGGAGGCCACCCAGCCCCTGGAACAGGGGTTCCTGCAGCAGCTGGAGGAGGGCCCCAGCAG TTCTGGACAGCATCAGCcacagcaggaggaggaagaatcaAAGCCAGAACCAGAGAGGTCTGGCCTCAGTTGGAGCAACCGGGAGAAGGCAAAGCAGGCATTCAAGGAACTGCTGAGGGACAAG GCTGTCCCCTCCAACGCCTCATGGGAACAGGCCATGAAGATGGTGGTCACCGACCCCCGTTACAG TGCCTTGCCCAAACTGAGTGAGAAAAAGCAGGCATTCAATGCCTACAAGGCGCAgcgggagaaggaggagaaggaggaggcccGTCTAAGGGCCAAGGAGGCCAAGCAGACCCTGCAGCATTTCCTGGAGCAGCATGAACGCATGACCTCCACCACCCGCTACCG GCGGGCAGAACAGACCTTTGGAGACCTGGAGGTCTGGGCTGTGGTCCCTGAGAGGGATCGAAAAGAGGTTTATGATGATGTCCTCTTCTTCCTGGCCAAGAAGGAGAAG GAACAGGCCAAGCAACTCCGGCGCCGCAATATCCAGGCCCTAAAGAGCATTCTGGATGGGATGAGTAGTGTCAACTTCCAAACCACGTGGTCCCAGGCCCAGCAGTACCTCATGGATAACCCCAGCTTTGCTCAGGACCATCAGCTGCAGA ACATGGACAAGGAAGATGCACTGATCTGTTTTGAGGAGCACATTCGAGCtttggagagggaagaggaggaggaacgGGAGCGGGCCCGGCTTCGGGAGCGACGCCAACAACGCAAGAATCGGGAGGCCTTCCAG aCCTTCCTGGATGAGCTGCATGAGACAGGGCAGCTGCACTCTATGTCCACCTGGATGGAGCTATATCCAGCAGTCAGCACTGATGTCCGTTTTGCCAACATGCTGGGCCAGCCGG GCTCCACGCCTCTGGACTTGTTCAAGTTCTATGTGGAGGAGTTGAAGGCACGATTCCATGATGAAAAGAAGATCATTAAGGACATCCTTAAG GACCGGGGCTTCTGTGTGGAGGTGAACACGGCCTTTGAGGACTTCGCCCACGTCATAAGCTTTGACAAGAGGGCTGCCGCACTGGACGCAGGCAACATCAAGCTGACCTTCAATAGT CTGCTGGAGAAAGCAGAGGCACGGGAGAGGGAGCGGGAGAAGGAGGAGGCACGCAGGATGCGGCGCAGGGAAGCTGCCTTTCGAAGCATGCTGAGGCAGGCTGTGCCTGCTCTGGAGCTAGGCACTGCCTGGGAAGAG GTCCGTGAGCGTTTTGTGTGTGACTCAGCCTTTGAGCAGATTACCCTGGAGTCGGAGCGGATCCGGCTCTTCCGGGAGTTCCTACAGGTGCTGGAG ACTGAATGCCAGCACCTCCACACCAAAGGCCGAAAGCATGGCAGGAAAGGCAAGAAGCACCATCGCAAGCGTTCCCACTCACCCTCA GGCTCTGAGTCAGAAGAAGAGGAGCTGCCCCCACCATCTCTCCGGCCCCCCAAGCGGAGGCGGCGGAACCCCTCAGAGTCAGGCTCTGAGCCCTCTTCCTCACTTGATTCAGTTGAAAGTGGGGGTGCTGCCCTTGGAGGACGGGGCTCCCCTTCCTCCCATCTTCTTGGAGCAG ATCATGGCCTTCGGAAAGccaagaaaccaaaaaagaaaactaagaagagAAGACACAAGTCG AACAGTCCTGAGAGTGAGACAGACCCTGAGGAGAAAGCTGGCAAGGAGAGCGATGAGAAAGAACAAGAACAGGACAAGGACAGGGAGCTCCGGCAGGCAGAGCTCCCTAACCGTTCCCCAGGCTTTGGAATCAAGAAGGAGAAG ACAGGCTGGGACACGTCAGAAAGTGAGCTGAGTGAGGGTGAGCTGGAGAGGCGGCGGCGGACACTCCTACAGCAGCTGGACGATCACCAGTGA
- the PRPF40B gene encoding pre-mRNA-processing factor 40 homolog B isoform X20, with the protein MMPPPGIPPPFPPMGLPPMSQRPPAIPPMPPGILPPMLPPMGAPPPLTQIPGMVPPMMPGMLMPAVPVTAATAPGADTASSAVAGTGPPRALWSEHVAPDGRIYYYNADDKQSVWEKPSVLKSKAELLLSQCPWKEYKSDTGKPYYYNNQSKESRWTRPKDLDDLEVLVKQEAAGKQQQQLPQTLQPQPPQPQPDPPPAPPGPTPVPTGLLEPEPGGSEDCDVSEATQPLEQGFLQQLEEGPSSSGQHQPQQEEEESKPEPERSGLSWSNREKAKQAFKELLRDKAVPSNASWEQAMKMVVTDPRYSALPKLSEKKQAFNAYKAQREKEEKEEARLRAKEAKQTLQHFLEQHERMTSTTRYRRAEQTFGDLEVWAVVPERDRKEVYDDVLFFLAKKEKEQAKQLRRRNIQALKSILDGMSSVNFQTTWSQAQQYLMDNPSFAQDHQLQNMDKEDALICFEEHIRALEREEEEERERARLRERRQQRKNREAFQTFLDELHETGQLHSMSTWMELYPAVSTDVRFANMLGQPGSTPLDLFKFYVEELKARFHDEKKIIKDILKDRGFCVEVNTAFEDFAHVISFDKRAAALDAGNIKLTFNSLLEKAEAREREREKEEARRMRRREAAFRSMLRQAVPALELGTAWEEVRERFVCDSAFEQITLESERIRLFREFLQVLETECQHLHTKGRKHGRKGKKHHRKRSHSPSGSESEEEELPPPSLRPPKRRRRNPSESGSEPSSSLDSVESGGAALGGRGSPSSHLLGAGKKLEKENRT; encoded by the exons ATG ATGCCCCCTCCAGGGATCCCCCCACCCTTTCCTCCGATGGGGCTACCCCCCATGAGTCAGAGACCACCAGCTATCCCCCCCATGCCACCTGGCATCCTGCCCCCAATGCTTCCACCAATGGGGGCGCCACCACCACTCACACAG ATACCAGGAATGGTACCTCCGATGATGCCAGGAATGCTGATGCCAGCGGTGCCTGTCACCGCAGCG ACGGCTCCGGGTGCAGACACCGCCAGCT ctgctGTGGCTGGGACAGGCCCTCCG AGGGCCCTATGGAGTGAGCATGTGGCCCCAGATGGGCGCATCTACTACTACAATGCTGACGACAAGCAGTCCGTGTGGGAGAAGCCCAGCGTGCTCAAGTCCAAGGCAGAG CTGCTCCTGTCGCAATGTCCCTGGAAAGAGTACAAGTCAGACACAGGCAAACCTTACTACTATAACAACCAGAGTAAAGAGTCTCGCTGGACCCGGCCCAAGGATCTGGATGACCTAGAGG TTCTAGTCAAACAAGAGGCTGCAGG gaaacagcagcagcagctgccacAGACACTTCAGCCACAGCCGCCTCAGCCACAGCCTGACCCCCCACCTGCACCTCCTGGCCCCACCCCAGTGCCCACAGGCCTCCTGGAACCTGAGCCAGGTGGGAGTGAAGATTGTGATGTGTCGGAGGCCACCCAGCCCCTGGAACAGGGGTTCCTGCAGCAGCTGGAGGAGGGCCCCAGCAG TTCTGGACAGCATCAGCcacagcaggaggaggaagaatcaAAGCCAGAACCAGAGAGGTCTGGCCTCAGTTGGAGCAACCGGGAGAAGGCAAAGCAGGCATTCAAGGAACTGCTGAGGGACAAG GCTGTCCCCTCCAACGCCTCATGGGAACAGGCCATGAAGATGGTGGTCACCGACCCCCGTTACAG TGCCTTGCCCAAACTGAGTGAGAAAAAGCAGGCATTCAATGCCTACAAGGCGCAgcgggagaaggaggagaaggaggaggcccGTCTAAGGGCCAAGGAGGCCAAGCAGACCCTGCAGCATTTCCTGGAGCAGCATGAACGCATGACCTCCACCACCCGCTACCG GCGGGCAGAACAGACCTTTGGAGACCTGGAGGTCTGGGCTGTGGTCCCTGAGAGGGATCGAAAAGAGGTTTATGATGATGTCCTCTTCTTCCTGGCCAAGAAGGAGAAG GAACAGGCCAAGCAACTCCGGCGCCGCAATATCCAGGCCCTAAAGAGCATTCTGGATGGGATGAGTAGTGTCAACTTCCAAACCACGTGGTCCCAGGCCCAGCAGTACCTCATGGATAACCCCAGCTTTGCTCAGGACCATCAGCTGCAGA ACATGGACAAGGAAGATGCACTGATCTGTTTTGAGGAGCACATTCGAGCtttggagagggaagaggaggaggaacgGGAGCGGGCCCGGCTTCGGGAGCGACGCCAACAACGCAAGAATCGGGAGGCCTTCCAG aCCTTCCTGGATGAGCTGCATGAGACAGGGCAGCTGCACTCTATGTCCACCTGGATGGAGCTATATCCAGCAGTCAGCACTGATGTCCGTTTTGCCAACATGCTGGGCCAGCCGG GCTCCACGCCTCTGGACTTGTTCAAGTTCTATGTGGAGGAGTTGAAGGCACGATTCCATGATGAAAAGAAGATCATTAAGGACATCCTTAAG GACCGGGGCTTCTGTGTGGAGGTGAACACGGCCTTTGAGGACTTCGCCCACGTCATAAGCTTTGACAAGAGGGCTGCCGCACTGGACGCAGGCAACATCAAGCTGACCTTCAATAGT CTGCTGGAGAAAGCAGAGGCACGGGAGAGGGAGCGGGAGAAGGAGGAGGCACGCAGGATGCGGCGCAGGGAAGCTGCCTTTCGAAGCATGCTGAGGCAGGCTGTGCCTGCTCTGGAGCTAGGCACTGCCTGGGAAGAG GTCCGTGAGCGTTTTGTGTGTGACTCAGCCTTTGAGCAGATTACCCTGGAGTCGGAGCGGATCCGGCTCTTCCGGGAGTTCCTACAGGTGCTGGAG ACTGAATGCCAGCACCTCCACACCAAAGGCCGAAAGCATGGCAGGAAAGGCAAGAAGCACCATCGCAAGCGTTCCCACTCACCCTCA GGCTCTGAGTCAGAAGAAGAGGAGCTGCCCCCACCATCTCTCCGGCCCCCCAAGCGGAGGCGGCGGAACCCCTCAGAGTCAGGCTCTGAGCCCTCTTCCTCACTTGATTCAGTTGAAAGTGGGGGTGCTGCCCTTGGAGGACGGGGCTCCCCTTCCTCCCATCTTCTTGGAGCAG GCAAGAAGCTGGAGAAGGAAAACCGGACTTGA
- the PRPF40B gene encoding pre-mRNA-processing factor 40 homolog B isoform X19: MSVPDSGPRPPAAPAPFPPGPPMMPPPFDTLGLEMPPPGIPPPFPPMGLPPMSQRPPAIPPMPPGILPPMLPPMGAPPPLTQIPGMVPPMMPGMLMPAVPVTAATAPGADTASSAVAGTGPPRALWSEHVAPDGRIYYYNADDKQSVWEKPSVLKSKAELLLSQCPWKEYKSDTGKPYYYNNQSKESRWTRPKDLDDLEVLVKQEAAGKQQQQLPQTLQPQPPQPQPDPPPAPPGPTPVPTGLLEPEPGGSEDCDVSEATQPLEQGFLQQLEEGPSSSGQHQPQQEEEESKPEPERSGLSWSNREKAKQAFKELLRDKAVPSNASWEQAMKMVVTDPRYSALPKLSEKKQAFNAYKAQREKEEKEEARLRAKEAKQTLQHFLEQHERMTSTTRYRRAEQTFGDLEVWAVVPERDRKEVYDDVLFFLAKKEKEQAKQLRRRNIQALKSILDGMSSVNFQTTWSQAQQYLMDNPSFAQDHQLQNMDKEDALICFEEHIRALEREEEEERERARLRERRQQRKNREAFQTFLDELHETGQLHSMSTWMELYPAVSTDVRFANMLGQPGSTPLDLFKFYVEELKARFHDEKKIIKDILKDRGFCVEVNTAFEDFAHVISFDKRAAALDAGNIKLTFNSLLEKAEAREREREKEEARRMRRREAAFRSMLRQAVPALELGTAWEEVRERFVCDSAFEQITLESERIRLFREFLQVLETECQHLHTKGRKHGRKGKKHHRKRSHSPSGSESEEEELPPPSLRPPKRRRRNPSESGSEPSSSLDSVESGGAALGGRGSPSSHLLGAGKKLEKENRT; this comes from the exons ATG TCGGTTCCCGATTCTGGTCCCCGGCCCCCAGCAGCGCCTGCCCCCTTCCCACCGGGGCCCCCCATGATGCCACCACCCTTC GACACACTGGGGCTGGAG ATGCCCCCTCCAGGGATCCCCCCACCCTTTCCTCCGATGGGGCTACCCCCCATGAGTCAGAGACCACCAGCTATCCCCCCCATGCCACCTGGCATCCTGCCCCCAATGCTTCCACCAATGGGGGCGCCACCACCACTCACACAG ATACCAGGAATGGTACCTCCGATGATGCCAGGAATGCTGATGCCAGCGGTGCCTGTCACCGCAGCG ACGGCTCCGGGTGCAGACACCGCCAGCT ctgctGTGGCTGGGACAGGCCCTCCG AGGGCCCTATGGAGTGAGCATGTGGCCCCAGATGGGCGCATCTACTACTACAATGCTGACGACAAGCAGTCCGTGTGGGAGAAGCCCAGCGTGCTCAAGTCCAAGGCAGAG CTGCTCCTGTCGCAATGTCCCTGGAAAGAGTACAAGTCAGACACAGGCAAACCTTACTACTATAACAACCAGAGTAAAGAGTCTCGCTGGACCCGGCCCAAGGATCTGGATGACCTAGAGG TTCTAGTCAAACAAGAGGCTGCAGG gaaacagcagcagcagctgccacAGACACTTCAGCCACAGCCGCCTCAGCCACAGCCTGACCCCCCACCTGCACCTCCTGGCCCCACCCCAGTGCCCACAGGCCTCCTGGAACCTGAGCCAGGTGGGAGTGAAGATTGTGATGTGTCGGAGGCCACCCAGCCCCTGGAACAGGGGTTCCTGCAGCAGCTGGAGGAGGGCCCCAGCAG TTCTGGACAGCATCAGCcacagcaggaggaggaagaatcaAAGCCAGAACCAGAGAGGTCTGGCCTCAGTTGGAGCAACCGGGAGAAGGCAAAGCAGGCATTCAAGGAACTGCTGAGGGACAAG GCTGTCCCCTCCAACGCCTCATGGGAACAGGCCATGAAGATGGTGGTCACCGACCCCCGTTACAG TGCCTTGCCCAAACTGAGTGAGAAAAAGCAGGCATTCAATGCCTACAAGGCGCAgcgggagaaggaggagaaggaggaggcccGTCTAAGGGCCAAGGAGGCCAAGCAGACCCTGCAGCATTTCCTGGAGCAGCATGAACGCATGACCTCCACCACCCGCTACCG GCGGGCAGAACAGACCTTTGGAGACCTGGAGGTCTGGGCTGTGGTCCCTGAGAGGGATCGAAAAGAGGTTTATGATGATGTCCTCTTCTTCCTGGCCAAGAAGGAGAAG GAACAGGCCAAGCAACTCCGGCGCCGCAATATCCAGGCCCTAAAGAGCATTCTGGATGGGATGAGTAGTGTCAACTTCCAAACCACGTGGTCCCAGGCCCAGCAGTACCTCATGGATAACCCCAGCTTTGCTCAGGACCATCAGCTGCAGA ACATGGACAAGGAAGATGCACTGATCTGTTTTGAGGAGCACATTCGAGCtttggagagggaagaggaggaggaacgGGAGCGGGCCCGGCTTCGGGAGCGACGCCAACAACGCAAGAATCGGGAGGCCTTCCAG aCCTTCCTGGATGAGCTGCATGAGACAGGGCAGCTGCACTCTATGTCCACCTGGATGGAGCTATATCCAGCAGTCAGCACTGATGTCCGTTTTGCCAACATGCTGGGCCAGCCGG GCTCCACGCCTCTGGACTTGTTCAAGTTCTATGTGGAGGAGTTGAAGGCACGATTCCATGATGAAAAGAAGATCATTAAGGACATCCTTAAG GACCGGGGCTTCTGTGTGGAGGTGAACACGGCCTTTGAGGACTTCGCCCACGTCATAAGCTTTGACAAGAGGGCTGCCGCACTGGACGCAGGCAACATCAAGCTGACCTTCAATAGT CTGCTGGAGAAAGCAGAGGCACGGGAGAGGGAGCGGGAGAAGGAGGAGGCACGCAGGATGCGGCGCAGGGAAGCTGCCTTTCGAAGCATGCTGAGGCAGGCTGTGCCTGCTCTGGAGCTAGGCACTGCCTGGGAAGAG GTCCGTGAGCGTTTTGTGTGTGACTCAGCCTTTGAGCAGATTACCCTGGAGTCGGAGCGGATCCGGCTCTTCCGGGAGTTCCTACAGGTGCTGGAG ACTGAATGCCAGCACCTCCACACCAAAGGCCGAAAGCATGGCAGGAAAGGCAAGAAGCACCATCGCAAGCGTTCCCACTCACCCTCA GGCTCTGAGTCAGAAGAAGAGGAGCTGCCCCCACCATCTCTCCGGCCCCCCAAGCGGAGGCGGCGGAACCCCTCAGAGTCAGGCTCTGAGCCCTCTTCCTCACTTGATTCAGTTGAAAGTGGGGGTGCTGCCCTTGGAGGACGGGGCTCCCCTTCCTCCCATCTTCTTGGAGCAG GCAAGAAGCTGGAGAAGGAAAACCGGACTTGA
- the PRPF40B gene encoding pre-mRNA-processing factor 40 homolog B isoform X3: protein MSVPDSGPRPPAAPAPFPPGPPMMPPPFDTLGLEMPPPGIPPPFPPMGLPPMSQRPPAIPPMPPGILPPMLPPMGAPPPLTQIPGMVPPMMPGMLMPAVPVTAATAPGADTASSAVAGTGPPRALWSEHVAPDGRIYYYNADDKQSVWEKPSVLKSKAELLLSQCPWKEYKSDTGKPYYYNNQSKESRWTRPKDLDDLEVLVKQEAAGKQQQQLPQTLQPQPPQPQPDPPPAPPGPTPVPTGLLEPEPGGSEDCDVSEATQPLEQGFLQQLEEGPSSSGQHQPQQEEEESKPEPERSGLSWSNREKAKQAFKELLRDKAVPSNASWEQAMKMVVTDPRYSALPKLSEKKQAFNAYKAQREKEEKEEARLRAKEAKQTLQHFLEQHERMTSTTRYRRAEQTFGDLEVWAVVPERDRKEVYDDVLFFLAKKEKEQAKQLRRRNIQALKSILDGMSSVNFQTTWSQAQQYLMDNPSFAQDHQLQNMDKEDALICFEEHIRALEREEEEERERARLRERRQQRKNREAFQTFLDELHETGQLHSMSTWMELYPAVSTDVRFANMLGQPGSTPLDLFKFYVEELKARFHDEKKIIKDILKDRGFCVEVNTAFEDFAHVISFDKRAAALDAGNIKLTFNSLLEKAEAREREREKEEARRMRRREAAFRSMLRQAVPALELGTAWEEVRERFVCDSAFEQITLESERIRLFREFLQVLEQTECQHLHTKGRKHGRKGKKHHRKRSHSPSGSESEEEELPPPSLRPPKRRRRNPSESGSEPSSSLDSVESGGAALGGRGSPSSHLLGADHGLRKAKKPKKKTKKRRHKSNSPESETDPEEKAGKESDEKEQEQDKDRELRQAELPNRSPGFGIKKEKTGWDTSESELSEGELERRRRTLLQQLDDHQ from the exons ATG TCGGTTCCCGATTCTGGTCCCCGGCCCCCAGCAGCGCCTGCCCCCTTCCCACCGGGGCCCCCCATGATGCCACCACCCTTC GACACACTGGGGCTGGAG ATGCCCCCTCCAGGGATCCCCCCACCCTTTCCTCCGATGGGGCTACCCCCCATGAGTCAGAGACCACCAGCTATCCCCCCCATGCCACCTGGCATCCTGCCCCCAATGCTTCCACCAATGGGGGCGCCACCACCACTCACACAG ATACCAGGAATGGTACCTCCGATGATGCCAGGAATGCTGATGCCAGCGGTGCCTGTCACCGCAGCG ACGGCTCCGGGTGCAGACACCGCCAGCT ctgctGTGGCTGGGACAGGCCCTCCG AGGGCCCTATGGAGTGAGCATGTGGCCCCAGATGGGCGCATCTACTACTACAATGCTGACGACAAGCAGTCCGTGTGGGAGAAGCCCAGCGTGCTCAAGTCCAAGGCAGAG CTGCTCCTGTCGCAATGTCCCTGGAAAGAGTACAAGTCAGACACAGGCAAACCTTACTACTATAACAACCAGAGTAAAGAGTCTCGCTGGACCCGGCCCAAGGATCTGGATGACCTAGAGG TTCTAGTCAAACAAGAGGCTGCAGG gaaacagcagcagcagctgccacAGACACTTCAGCCACAGCCGCCTCAGCCACAGCCTGACCCCCCACCTGCACCTCCTGGCCCCACCCCAGTGCCCACAGGCCTCCTGGAACCTGAGCCAGGTGGGAGTGAAGATTGTGATGTGTCGGAGGCCACCCAGCCCCTGGAACAGGGGTTCCTGCAGCAGCTGGAGGAGGGCCCCAGCAG TTCTGGACAGCATCAGCcacagcaggaggaggaagaatcaAAGCCAGAACCAGAGAGGTCTGGCCTCAGTTGGAGCAACCGGGAGAAGGCAAAGCAGGCATTCAAGGAACTGCTGAGGGACAAG GCTGTCCCCTCCAACGCCTCATGGGAACAGGCCATGAAGATGGTGGTCACCGACCCCCGTTACAG TGCCTTGCCCAAACTGAGTGAGAAAAAGCAGGCATTCAATGCCTACAAGGCGCAgcgggagaaggaggagaaggaggaggcccGTCTAAGGGCCAAGGAGGCCAAGCAGACCCTGCAGCATTTCCTGGAGCAGCATGAACGCATGACCTCCACCACCCGCTACCG GCGGGCAGAACAGACCTTTGGAGACCTGGAGGTCTGGGCTGTGGTCCCTGAGAGGGATCGAAAAGAGGTTTATGATGATGTCCTCTTCTTCCTGGCCAAGAAGGAGAAG GAACAGGCCAAGCAACTCCGGCGCCGCAATATCCAGGCCCTAAAGAGCATTCTGGATGGGATGAGTAGTGTCAACTTCCAAACCACGTGGTCCCAGGCCCAGCAGTACCTCATGGATAACCCCAGCTTTGCTCAGGACCATCAGCTGCAGA ACATGGACAAGGAAGATGCACTGATCTGTTTTGAGGAGCACATTCGAGCtttggagagggaagaggaggaggaacgGGAGCGGGCCCGGCTTCGGGAGCGACGCCAACAACGCAAGAATCGGGAGGCCTTCCAG aCCTTCCTGGATGAGCTGCATGAGACAGGGCAGCTGCACTCTATGTCCACCTGGATGGAGCTATATCCAGCAGTCAGCACTGATGTCCGTTTTGCCAACATGCTGGGCCAGCCGG GCTCCACGCCTCTGGACTTGTTCAAGTTCTATGTGGAGGAGTTGAAGGCACGATTCCATGATGAAAAGAAGATCATTAAGGACATCCTTAAG GACCGGGGCTTCTGTGTGGAGGTGAACACGGCCTTTGAGGACTTCGCCCACGTCATAAGCTTTGACAAGAGGGCTGCCGCACTGGACGCAGGCAACATCAAGCTGACCTTCAATAGT CTGCTGGAGAAAGCAGAGGCACGGGAGAGGGAGCGGGAGAAGGAGGAGGCACGCAGGATGCGGCGCAGGGAAGCTGCCTTTCGAAGCATGCTGAGGCAGGCTGTGCCTGCTCTGGAGCTAGGCACTGCCTGGGAAGAG GTCCGTGAGCGTTTTGTGTGTGACTCAGCCTTTGAGCAGATTACCCTGGAGTCGGAGCGGATCCGGCTCTTCCGGGAGTTCCTACAGGTGCTGGAG CAGACTGAATGCCAGCACCTCCACACCAAAGGCCGAAAGCATGGCAGGAAAGGCAAGAAGCACCATCGCAAGCGTTCCCACTCACCCTCA GGCTCTGAGTCAGAAGAAGAGGAGCTGCCCCCACCATCTCTCCGGCCCCCCAAGCGGAGGCGGCGGAACCCCTCAGAGTCAGGCTCTGAGCCCTCTTCCTCACTTGATTCAGTTGAAAGTGGGGGTGCTGCCCTTGGAGGACGGGGCTCCCCTTCCTCCCATCTTCTTGGAGCAG ATCATGGCCTTCGGAAAGccaagaaaccaaaaaagaaaactaagaagagAAGACACAAGTCG AACAGTCCTGAGAGTGAGACAGACCCTGAGGAGAAAGCTGGCAAGGAGAGCGATGAGAAAGAACAAGAACAGGACAAGGACAGGGAGCTCCGGCAGGCAGAGCTCCCTAACCGTTCCCCAGGCTTTGGAATCAAGAAGGAGAAG ACAGGCTGGGACACGTCAGAAAGTGAGCTGAGTGAGGGTGAGCTGGAGAGGCGGCGGCGGACACTCCTACAGCAGCTGGACGATCACCAGTGA